GCATTCTGTTCGGCATGGATACCTCTGCACAGCTCATGTCTTTCGCCGGCAGGAACATTTAGTTTTACTCTCAGACAGCCGACATCAGCGCAATGGGGAACTCCCTTAGGTGCACCGTTATATCCCGTGGACAGGATTTGATTATCACGAATGATGATTGCTCCGACTTTTCTGCGCAGACAGGTTGAGCGAGAGGAAACCAGTTCAGCGATTTTCATAAAATATTCGTTCCATAAAGGACGTGAAGATTCCATAGGACTCCTTTGATAAATTTATAAAGAAATTTTTTCAGCCACCATTTCTGGGAGCATACCCATCATGCATTTGAAGTGTCCTTTTGGACAGCGATCATTCCCGTGAAGCGTACAGGGACTGCAATCAAGATTGAGGGTGAGGATTTTCGCACGAGGATTAAGAGGGGCAAAACCGAGTTTTGGATGTGTTGGACCAAAAATAGCGATCTGTGGTACTCCGAGAGCAGCAGCTATGTGCATGGATCCGCAATCTCCACTTATAAAGAGATCTGAATAATTGATGATCACCGCTGTTTCGATTAACGAAGTCTTTCCACCTAGATCACATATACCGGTTTGAGAAATGCTCGTAATTTCTGCTGTCAAACTTTTCTCATTTTCAGTTCCAATCAGAATGATATTAACCTCGTAATTATTGAGAAGATGTTCAATTAATTTTTTATAATATTCGATTGGATATTGCTTGGTAAACCACGATGTTCCCGGAGAGATTGCTACTATTTTTTTCCCATCAGAAGGCAGAAAATTCTCTGCTATTGTTTCTTCATTCTCAGGAAGAAAGAGGTCGAGTTTTCTTTCGCCCAACCTAATATTGAAATTTTCCAGCACCGAAGCATAGAGTTCAACCGTAGATGATATTGGTTTCAGGTTGTGATCTTTCAGAAGTCTTTTCCTGTAAGGGTGCTTTTTCTTATACGTGATTGTTTTTCCTTTTACGAATCTCTTTATCAACGCAGAACGTAATTTATCATGCAGGTCGATGATATGAGTATAATGCTCTTTTTGCAGACGAATGATAAGCTGGAGCATGGACTCATCTTCAGGATCAAAACGGATAAGCTTATCGATATGTGGATTATATTCGAGAAGTAGAGCAAACTGTTTTTTTGTAAGAAAGTGAATTTCAGCATCCGGGAAATGTGTACGAAAAGTACGGATAATTGGAGTGGTGAGCAGTACATCTCCAAGAGAACTGAACCTGATAAAAAGCACTTTCATGGGAAAAGTTTACTTTTTATATCCTCACTCCTGTCAATCTTTCCAGAAGTAAAATTGTTTTGCTTGACACAAGAACCAGCAGTCCATCCTTACATTTAAAGTTATAAAATTCAGGAGTTTGATGAATAGTTCTGTCTTTATCTCAATTTTCTTTATGATCTTTATGATCATTCAGCAGAGGAAAAAGAAAAGGGCATTTGCATACTTTGTAAGAAAAAAAGCAAAGGAAAGGTTACCTATGGATATTTCATTATTAAAGAATCTTATGGGGCGGGAAGTGAAAATATATTATCTTACCATCGAATCAGTTTCAAGCTCGGAAACAGGCATGATCAAGTCAGCAAATGAGGATTGGGTTTTGCTCGAGAACAAGAAGGGCAAAGATGTCCTCATCAGCAATGATAAGATCATTAAGATAAATACGAAGTGATCTGATATTTTATAGATTAACTGATCTGCTTTTTTATTGTATTAATCATAATCTTCTACATTCACCTCATCTGCTCTGTCATGACGTGCTTTTATAAGTGAAAATATAATCGCAATAATGGGAAGGATGATAACCACTCCCCAGCCGGCAATAGCAATGGCAGAAGTCGGATATCCTTCATATGGAGTTTTGATTTCCTTAATAAGCTGAGTGATGAACAGCGCGAGCAGAATTACGGGGATCACGATCTTGATAAACCAGACCCACCAGCCCTTTAGTCTGCCATGCGATACATCATTGAGATGTTTGCGGAGTTTGTTCGTTTTGTAAAACCAGCCGATGACAATACACTCAACAAGCACAATCGGGATAAGACCGAAATGTTCGAGGAAATGATCTGCAATATCCAGCCAGTACATTCCTGCACCAAAGGTAAAGATGATCCCGAAAAGAAGCCCAGCTCCAGAAGCGATAAAGTTTGCAGTCCGGTGTTTGATGCCGAACTTATCTTCCAAACTTGCAGCAAAAGCTTCGACAAGAGAGAAAGCGGAGTCGATCGCTAATGTCATGAGCATGAGGAAGAAGAGGATGCCGAATATTTGTGCAAACGGCAGGTGGGAGATGACTTCCGGATAGGTGCAGAATGCAAGTCCCGGACCGCCTTTCAGCACTTGCTCTATGGGAAGCCCCTTGAGGTTTGCATAGTACCCGAGTGTTCCAAAAACTGCGAAACCGCCAACAAATGCAGTTAGGGCATCTGAAATTCCTATGATATATGCACTTCCAAGAATATCGCTTTTCTTAGGAAGGAAACTTGAGTAGGCGATCATAATGCCGAAACCGATCGATACAGAATAGAATATCTGCCCGAATGCAGCCATCCAGACCGAGGGCTCAAGAAGCTTGGCAAATACCGGCTTGAGATAGTACAGGATGCCGATACCTGCCCCCGGGAGCGTCACGCCTCTAACAACGAAAACAATGAGCAAAATCCAGGGAAGGACAACTGTTGCATACACAACTTTACCGACTGTTTTTGCACCTTTCCAGATCGAAAACATGATAAGTATCCAGCAGATGACGAGTCCTATGAGAATAAGCGGATTGATCGAACCGAGTTGATGGGGGGATTCTGTGAGTTTGAGAAAATCGTTGTAAAAGAAGGATACGGTGTCGCTGCCCCATTTGTGACCAACAGAAAACACACCATACAGCAGACTCCATGCCATGATCACCGCATAGTACGTAACGATGCCGAATCCTACCAGAACCGCCCACCATCCAAGGAACTCGAACTTCTTCTTTACCTTCTTGAATGCTCCGGGTGCAGCAAGCCCGAACTTATGACCGAGACTGATCTCCAGAAGCAATACAGGAATACCAGCTATGAAGAGAGCAATGAAGTATGCCACCAGAAAGGCTCCGCCACCATTTTCATAACACTTAAAAGGGAAACGCCAAAGGTTTCCAAGCCCAATCGCTGATCCAATCGACGCTAAAATGAATGCACGTTTACTAGACCACAATTCTCTAAACGCCATGAGTACTCCTTATATATATGAGTTTTATTTTTTGATTAAAGAAAATGTGTTCTCGGGTCTTTTAGCTCGATATTTTGATGATTTCCGGTTTCACATTTTTATATCGCGGCATGCTCATCCCAATGTTGGCATTGATATATGTTGGATCGCAGATAAGATATTTTGATCCATTGAATAAAACAGAATCCCCATCAACATTTGAGATTTTTACCGCTGTTGCGATGTGACCCGGGTAGTCCAAGCCTATGACGTCAAGCCCGAGAAGTTTTTTCACGAGAT
This portion of the Candidatus Cloacimonadota bacterium genome encodes:
- a CDS encoding cytidine/deoxycytidylate deaminase family protein, whose product is MESSRPLWNEYFMKIAELVSSRSTCLRRKVGAIIIRDNQILSTGYNGAPKGVPHCADVGCLRVKLNVPAGERHELCRGIHAEQNAIIQAAVNGVSVKGGTMYCTHQPCSICAKMIVNAEIKNVYIADSYPDKLAESMFRDAGVNLILLDLNAKDHLKKLI
- the waaF gene encoding lipopolysaccharide heptosyltransferase II — encoded protein: MKVLFIRFSSLGDVLLTTPIIRTFRTHFPDAEIHFLTKKQFALLLEYNPHIDKLIRFDPEDESMLQLIIRLQKEHYTHIIDLHDKLRSALIKRFVKGKTITYKKKHPYRKRLLKDHNLKPISSTVELYASVLENFNIRLGERKLDLFLPENEETIAENFLPSDGKKIVAISPGTSWFTKQYPIEYYKKLIEHLLNNYEVNIILIGTENEKSLTAEITSISQTGICDLGGKTSLIETAVIINYSDLFISGDCGSMHIAAALGVPQIAIFGPTHPKLGFAPLNPRAKILTLNLDCSPCTLHGNDRCPKGHFKCMMGMLPEMVAEKISL
- a CDS encoding sodium-dependent transporter; translated protein: MAFRELWSSKRAFILASIGSAIGLGNLWRFPFKCYENGGGAFLVAYFIALFIAGIPVLLLEISLGHKFGLAAPGAFKKVKKKFEFLGWWAVLVGFGIVTYYAVIMAWSLLYGVFSVGHKWGSDTVSFFYNDFLKLTESPHQLGSINPLILIGLVICWILIMFSIWKGAKTVGKVVYATVVLPWILLIVFVVRGVTLPGAGIGILYYLKPVFAKLLEPSVWMAAFGQIFYSVSIGFGIMIAYSSFLPKKSDILGSAYIIGISDALTAFVGGFAVFGTLGYYANLKGLPIEQVLKGGPGLAFCTYPEVISHLPFAQIFGILFFLMLMTLAIDSAFSLVEAFAASLEDKFGIKHRTANFIASGAGLLFGIIFTFGAGMYWLDIADHFLEHFGLIPIVLVECIVIGWFYKTNKLRKHLNDVSHGRLKGWWVWFIKIVIPVILLALFITQLIKEIKTPYEGYPTSAIAIAGWGVVIILPIIAIIFSLIKARHDRADEVNVEDYD